Part of the Candidatus Methylomirabilota bacterium genome is shown below.
GCGGGGCCCGGATCTCGTCCTGGCTCGTGCGCACGCCGGTGACACGGCTGCCCTCGGTCAGGATGCCCACGACCTCGGTCCCCTCGAGGACGCGGGCGCCACGGGCGCGGGCGGCCCGGGCGAAGCTCTGGGCCGTCTCGACGGGATTGCAGTAGCCCGAGTCCGGCTCGTAGCAGCCGGCGACGAGGTCGTCGGTCCGCAGTCGCGGCTCGATCTCGCGCATCTCCTCGGGCGCCACGAGGTCCGTCTTGATCCCCACCGAGCGCTGCAGCGCGACCGAGGCCTCCATGGGCTTGCGCATCCGCTCGTCCACGCCGAGCAGGTAGCCGGTGTGGCGGAAGCCGCACGTGCCTCCGTCCGTGACCTCGGCGAAGCGCTGGAAGCAGTCGAGGGCATAGAGGATCATCCGGCACGTCTGGGCCGTCGAGTAATGCTGGCGGACGCAGGCCGAGCTGCGTCCCGTGCCCCCCGCGGCGACGACGCTCTTGTCCACCACCACGACGTCGCGCACGCCCCGGCCGGCCAGGTGAAAGGCGATGCTGGTGCCGGTGACGCCTCCTCCGATGACGACGACGTCGGCTGTGAGCGCCATGCCCTGTCCTCCGCGGTCAGGCTACCACGCCGGGTTCGGCGCCGGCCAATGCCGCTCAGTCGAGGAGCTCCACCCGGTCGCCGACGGCGATCGCCCCTGGCTCGACGACGTCGCAGTCCAGGGCCATCCGCCCGCCGAAGTCGCGGACGATGCGCTTGAGCACCGAGTGATCCTGGACCTGCGTGTCGGGATCGTAGGTGGTCATCACGCAGCGGCCGCGCAGCTTGGCGACGTCGACGAGCACTGTCCCGATGCGCAGGCGGCGGCCCGGCCACCGGCGCTCGGCGAGACCTTCCACGCCCGCGATGACGATGTTCGGGCGCAGCCGGCGATGGTCGACCCCCAGCGCGGCGATGGCGCCGTCGGTCGCCACCAGAAGCGGCAGCACGTCGAACCGCTCTCGCCCGTCGTGGCGGGCGAGCCGGGCGCCGGCCCCGGCCGCCGCCCGGATGGCGGCGGCCGAAGCCTCGGACGTCCACGGCGATCCGGCGATGAGGGGCTCGCCGTCGGGTCCGAGGGTGGCGGCCAGGCCGAGCAAGCCGGGCGTGGTCCGCGCCGTCACGACCCGGCCTCGTCCGTTTCTCACGTGCACGACACGGTCACCCTCGATCCCGTTCGCGGTCACATCAGCGCGCTCGAGCCGCTCACCTTTGAGCGACTTCACCGGGTAGCGCCACAGCTCGGCGACGCGCATCATCCCCGCGCCGCCCCTACGGGGACTCTCGGGAAATCGATGTCCGTGCCGGCCGCGATGTTGAAATAGTTGGTGAAGACGTTCAGGGCGACGTGGGCGATGATCTCGGCCAACTCACCGTCGCTCCAGCCGGCCTCGCGCACCCGCGCCAGCTCGGCGTCGGTGACCTCGCCGCGTCGCTCCACCAGCGCCCTGGCGAAGCGGAGCGCCGTCTGCACCTTCGGATCGCCGGCGGCCGCCTCGCGGCTCGCCGCCACCTCGTCTTCGGTCAGGCCCAGGCGCTTGCCGATCGCCGTGTGCGCCGACAGGCAGTACTCGCAGCGGTTGGCCTCGCCGACCGTCAGGGCGATCTGCTCGCGCAGCCTGGGCGGCAGGGCGCCGCCGGCGAGGGCGCCGCTGAAGCTCAGATACGCCTCGAGCACGGTGGGGGACACGGCCATCGTGCGCATCATGTTGGGCACCCGGCCCAGCTTCTTTTCCACCTGGCCGAACAGCTCCGTGATCTTGCTGCTGGCCGTGGCTGTGTCGACTGCGTTCAGTCTGGCCATCGTGTAGAACCTCCACGGTAAGGGATTCCGCTCCTGCTGTTGCTTTAGACACTAACCTGTGAGATATGGATTCGGTGGTTAGCGACCGACGCGGCCGACGCCCGTCCGGCCGGCGATTCGTCTTGATCGGCGGCCGTTTGTGCGTGGACTTCGCCAACACGGTGTACGCGCCCGACGACCCTGCCGGGGCGCTGGGCGACTTCGACGACCTCGTGGCGTTCCTGCAAGCCGCCGGTGCGGTGGACGGCGGGGGGGCTCGAGAGCTTCGGGCGCTGGCCCGACGGCGTCCGCGCCAGGGCGCGGCGGCGTTCGCGGGGGCCTTGGCCCTGCGGGACACGTTGCGCGGCTGGCTCGTCGCGCTCGAGGCCGGCGCGCCCGTGCAGCGCGCGTGGGTCAGGGTCATCAACGGGATCCTGCGATCGGACGTGGCCTATCCGCAGCTCCTTGCGCGGCGCGACCGCTGGGTGCTCGTCCACCGGCGCTCGCGGCCGAGCCCGCTCGCCGCGCTGGTGCCGCTGGCGCGGTCCGCCGCCGAGCTGATGCAGGAAGGCCCGGCGGCTCCCGTGCGGAAGTGCGCCAGCGAGAAGTGCCTGCTCTACTTCTACGACGGCTCGCGCCGGCGCACTCGACGCTGGTGCTCGATGGCCGTGTGCGGCAACCGGATGAAGGTCGCCGCCCACGCCGGGCGCGCCCGCGGCGACCTTGACGCGGCCCGGCGGCGGTGACTACGCTTCCGGCACTTCGATGACGCGTGCCCTGATCCCGCTCGTCCTCGCGCTAATGCTGGCTCCGGCGCCGGCCCGGGCCGAGATGGAGCTGCCGTCCGGGTTCACCGCCGAGGTCTACGTCAGCGGCCACGGGTTCCAACCGGGCGGGTCGCCGACGGTCGACGGTATTCCCGCGTCGTCCACGCTGGCCTTTGCCGACGACGGGACGCTCTATCTGGCCCGGACCGGGCGGCGGTACGGCGGCGGCGAAGTCTATGACCGCTGGTCCGTCTACCGCATTCCTCCCGGGGGCGCGCGCTTGACGCCGGACAGCGAGGCCCGGTTCTTTCACGGGCCGCCGCTGCCGAGCCCGCAGGTCGCCACGGTCCGCTCGGGGCGGGAGCTGTTCGTGACGACCTTCGATCGCGATCGGAGGATCGGCGTCCTCTATCGCCTCGCGGCCGGGACGATCGAGCTCTTCGCCGGAGGCACGCCGCCGCCGGGCACGCCGCCGCTGCTCCAGCAGCCCGAGGGCGCCGCCGTCGACACGGCCGGCAACGTCTTCGTCGCCGATCGCGCGACGGGACGCATCGTGCGCCTGGACCGCCGCGGGCGCGTCCTCGACGCCCGGTGGCTGACGGTGACGCGTCCGCGCGCGCTGGCCATGGATCACCGCGACCATCTGTGGATCGGCAGCGACGGCAGCGCCGAAGCGCCCTGGGCCATGGGGCAGGGGGAGATCTGGCGCGTCGGCCCCGACGGCGCGCCGTCCGTGGTGCTACGGGGGCCGATCGC
Proteins encoded:
- a CDS encoding FAD-binding oxidoreductase, which codes for MALTADVVVIGGGVTGTSIAFHLAGRGVRDVVVVDKSVVAAGGTGRSSACVRQHYSTAQTCRMILYALDCFQRFAEVTDGGTCGFRHTGYLLGVDERMRKPMEASVALQRSVGIKTDLVAPEEMREIEPRLRTDDLVAGCYEPDSGYCNPVETAQSFARAARARGARVLEGTEVVGILTEGSRVTGVRTSQDEIRAPRVVNAAGLWGARVGAMAGVDIPITVCRHKINIVTWPGDARRPHPMVYDFASNIYTRPELGEHILVGGLDAEESHDLADPDHFKEGVSLDESTDALSRVSHRFPVLEQGRIARGYAGCFDVTPDWHPVLDRVGPEGFYVAVGFSGHGFKLSPAVGHMMAALITEGPGGHPDLPTFRLSRFAEGKPIRGTYGDWLMC
- a CDS encoding MOSC N-terminal beta barrel domain-containing protein — protein: MMRVAELWRYPVKSLKGERLERADVTANGIEGDRVVHVRNGRGRVVTARTTPGLLGLAATLGPDGEPLIAGSPWTSEASAAAIRAAAGAGARLARHDGRERFDVLPLLVATDGAIAALGVDHRRLRPNIVIAGVEGLAERRWPGRRLRIGTVLVDVAKLRGRCVMTTYDPDTQVQDHSVLKRIVRDFGGRMALDCDVVEPGAIAVGDRVELLD
- a CDS encoding carboxymuconolactone decarboxylase family protein produces the protein MARLNAVDTATASSKITELFGQVEKKLGRVPNMMRTMAVSPTVLEAYLSFSGALAGGALPPRLREQIALTVGEANRCEYCLSAHTAIGKRLGLTEDEVAASREAAAGDPKVQTALRFARALVERRGEVTDAELARVREAGWSDGELAEIIAHVALNVFTNYFNIAAGTDIDFPRVPVGAARG
- a CDS encoding ABATE domain-containing protein; its protein translation is MVSDRRGRRPSGRRFVLIGGRLCVDFANTVYAPDDPAGALGDFDDLVAFLQAAGAVDGGGARELRALARRRPRQGAAAFAGALALRDTLRGWLVALEAGAPVQRAWVRVINGILRSDVAYPQLLARRDRWVLVHRRSRPSPLAALVPLARSAAELMQEGPAAPVRKCASEKCLLYFYDGSRRRTRRWCSMAVCGNRMKVAAHAGRARGDLDAARRR